From Aspergillus chevalieri M1 DNA, chromosome 4, nearly complete sequence, a single genomic window includes:
- a CDS encoding D-arabinose 1-dehydrogenase (NAD(P)(+)) ARA2 (COG:C;~EggNog:ENOG410PKGN;~InterPro:IPR023210,IPR036812;~PFAM:PF00248) → MGRPAGPLSAHLPPLVMGTATFNTQFNPDPYALPTTELVHRALASGVSAFDTSPYYGPAEELLGRALATDYVRANHPRESYRILTKVGREHASSFDYSPEWVRVSIKRSLQRLHTEYLDLVYCHDVEFVSPAEVLQAVRELRRIRDEEGTIRYVGISGYPIDVLCELAEMVLRETGEPLDAVMSYAHFTLQNTSLLTRALPRLLEAGVDVVPNASPLGMGLLRRQGVPIGSQGDFHPSPAGLRGAIQKAAEWADSQGERIEVVAIRYALERWLREATEAGASGPPPLVPSAGIEKVSSNRENKPVHGRLGVSVMGVSNVGELNETLRVWHSILDGLDTAPASASDDANWSRTRRQQILTIAQGIQSILGSEWVDYAWESPGPGFVNSLPESHLEAKAKAGSG, encoded by the coding sequence CACCTCCCCCCGCTGGTGATGGGCACCGCAACCTTCAACACCCAATTCAACCCCGACCCCTACGCTCTCCCCACAACCGAACTCGTCCACCGCGCCCTCGCCAGCGGTGTCTCCGCCTTCGATACCTCCCCCTACTACGGCCCCGCCGAAGAACTCCTAGGCCGCGCCCTGGCAACCGACTACGTCCGCGCAAACCATCCCCGCGAATCCTACAGAATCCTAACCAAAGTCGGTCGCGAGCACGCCTCTTCCTTCGACTACTCGCCGGAATGGGTGCGCGTTAGTATCAAGCGCAGTCTTCAGCGCCTGCATACGGAATACTTGGATTTGGTGTATTGTCATGATGTTGAGTTTGTGAGCCCCGCGGAGGTCCTGCAGGCCGTAAGGGAACTGCGGCGCATTCGCGATGAGGAGGGTACTATCCGCTATGTGGGGATTTCGGGGTATCCGATTGATGTCCTATGTGAATTGGCGGAGATGGTATTGCGCGAGACGGGCGAGCCTCTCGATGCGGTCATGTCGTATGCGCACTTCACGCTACAGAATACCAGTCTCCTCACCAGGGCACTACCGCGTTTACTCGAGGCCGGCGTAGATGTCGTTCCCAACGCCTCGCCGCTGGGTATGGGACTGCTGCGACGACAGGGCGTTCCCATCGGGAGTCAGGGCGATTTCCACCCGTCGCCGGCGGGGTTGCGGGGTGCTATCCAGAAAGCGGCGGAATGGGCTGATTCGCAGGGCGAACGGATCGAGGTTGTTGCTATTCGGTATGCACTGGAGAGATGGCTTCGCGAGGCGACTGAAGCCGGTGCATCGGGGCCACCACCACTCGTGCCTTCTGCTGGTATCGAGAAAGTGTCGAGCAATAGAGAGAACAAGCCCGTGCACGGACGTCTCGGTGTCAGCGTCATGGGTGTGAGCAATGTCGGGGAATTGAACGAGACCTTGCGTGTCTGGCACAGTATTCTCGACGGATTGGATACTGCacctgcatctgcatctgaTGATGCGAACTGGTCCCGCACGCGTCGACAGCAAATCCTCACCATCGCGCAGGGTATCCAGTCTATTCTTGGTTCGGAATGGGTGGACTACGCCTGGGAGAGTCCGGGACCAGGATTCGTGAATTCCTTGCCTGAGAGTCATCTCGAGGCCAAGGCTAAAGCTGGGTCTGGATAG
- a CDS encoding lanthionine synthetase C family protein (COG:V;~EggNog:ENOG410PVIH;~InterPro:IPR020464,IPR007822,IPR012341;~PFAM:PF05147;~go_process: GO:0005975 - carbohydrate metabolic process [Evidence IEA]), whose amino-acid sequence MPSSQLQYYKNTLQPLQTNQSTLQQTLQELQRAVVQGTKVLQVGSPAPVSPSDHSSIYDGTAGIALAFLRLNRQKDVLGETKPPDFARLANERIISAGDVKLPPLGYISPVGSSLGPLVVRILAALEHSGQSVSQSDIKLLNTAVQRSLSHGHVVSSSSGDHIRGVDEVLYGRAGLLWAVVNIRHHAFGNKDIEGDIGALFDAIPKLAEAIIDGGRRGARDYVENYGGKGALPLMWVYKDERYSLGAVHGIAGILTILLSCEFEELNRYLMLIAETITGLCRISIANNGHLPSSIPSRSRSRGSPLVQICHGAPGLLTLLATARKNNHLRTYWKSEWDEAIHLSAERVWQEGLLSKGGSLCHGLTGNAWSLLALHESFELDSHAEGNDKSDYFLSRALALLLLARETPPYSTALDISSGYDFRMPDRPYSLYEGLSGELCAWAEACVVVQARLCNEVGQTEGQQAKEKALGIPCLGGNGVSGVM is encoded by the exons ATGCCATCGAGTCAACTGCAATATTACAAAAACACCCTCCAACCACTCcaaaccaatcaatccaCCCTCCAGCAAACCCTACAAGAACTTCAGCGCGCAGTAGTCCAGGGAACCAAAGTGCTGCAGGTCGGCTCCCCAGCCCCAGTGAGCCCATCGGACCATAGTAGTATCTATGACGGTACAGCAG GCATCGCATTAGCATTCCTCAGACTAAACCGCCAAAAAGACGTCCTCGGGGAGACAAAACCTCCTGACTTTGCTAGGCTTGCAAATGAGAGGATTATTTCTGCTGGCGATGTGAAACTTCCTCCCCTGGGATACATATCACCCGTTGGATCTTCGCTAGGACCACTTGTCGTGCGGATCCTAGCAGCCCTTGAACATTCGGGTCAGTCGGTTTCGCAGAGTGATATCAAACTGCTGAACACGGCGGTACAGCGCTCGCTTAGCCATGGCCATGTGGTTTCTAGTTCATCGGGGGATCATATCCGGGGCGTCGATGAAGTGCTCTATGGGCGCGCGGGGTTGCTCTGGGCTGTTGTAAATATTCGGCACCATGCGTTTGGTAACAAGGATATTGAGGGAGATATAGGTGCCCTTTTCGATGCTATTCCGAAGCTTGCCGAGGCGATCATTGATGGCGGTAGACGCGGGGCGAGGGATTATGTTGAGAACTATGGGGGAAAGGGCGCATTGCCGTtgatgtgggtgtataaggATGAGAGGTATTCATTGGGAGC TGTCCATGGGATCG CTGGCATCCTCACAATTCTTCTCTCATGCGAATTCGAAGAGCTAAACCGCTACCTCATGCTAATAGCAGAAACAATAACCGGCCTCTGCCGTATCTCTATCGCCAATAATGGCCATCTCCCGAGTTCCATCCCCTCCCGCTCCAGATCTCGAGGATCCCCTCTTGTTCAAATCTGCCACGGAGCACCAGGGCTTTTGACTCTACTAGCTACGGCCAGAAAGAACAACCATTTACGAACATAttggaagtctgaatgggaCGAGGCTATTCATCTCAGTGCAGAGAGAGTCTGGCAGGAAGGTCTCCTATCTAAAGGCGGTAGTCTCTGCCACGGACTTACGGGGAATGCATGGTCTTTGCTAGCCCTACATGAAAGCTTCGAGCTCGATTCTCATGCCGAAGGAAACGATAAAAGTGACTACTTTCTCTCACGAGCACTGGCACTCTTACTTCTCGCACGGGAAACACCACCCTACAGCACGGCACTAGATATCTCGTCTGGGTATGACTTTCGCATGCCAGATCGACCATATAGTCTCTACGAAGGACTATCGGGGGAACTTTGTGCGTGGGCTGAGGCTTGTGTGGTGGTCCAAGCAAGGCTTTGTAACGAGGTAGGGCAGACGGAGGGTCAGCAGGCTAAAGAGAAGGCATTGGGGATTCCGTGTTTGGGCGGGAACGGGGTTAGCGGGGTTATGTGA
- a CDS encoding putative topoisomerase family protein TRF4 (COG:L;~EggNog:ENOG410PJHK;~InterPro:IPR002058,IPR043519,IPR002934;~PFAM:PF03828,PF01909;~go_function: GO:0016779 - nucleotidyltransferase activity [Evidence IEA]), which yields MPPAYEFRGNRGGDRRNNPRHEFTFRYARPHISERPLLRSTRETTPEPLVPAGQTREQKPAMKFAPIADLSDSEEEDMDVSDDEESHPRKKRAVENGDTAPAPAPAPPAPKWSNPDPYTALPPPDDSQTKKVDVVKLIRKSRAAASAADTQATQADTAVTTNEDFISLGDLPGGDDDDDEEDDDNEVGNPNAPDNAPRGPRAGDSAFGRKRTYDDELKGHSKKTGKPMSRYYPDASVLDEWRVHHSQLGTPWVTLMPPTLHPGTRLHNEIVSFFHWVKPNSFEQVVREDLVARLQSAFSRRYYGVQVRAFGSFASGMYLPTADIDLVLLSSNFMRTGVKTFGERKGQIYAYSAFLRSTEIAVPGSIETIAHARVPILKFVDKLTGLRVDLSFDNDSGLIANRTFQQWKSEYPAMLPIVSIIKQFLLLRGLNEVATGGLGGLSITCLVTSLLQHLPHGHLEPNLGSVLMDFFDFYGNHLDYEKVGIRLNPPGYFNKRVYNDNRRLTIEDPNNASNDVSGGTREIALIFQSFSDAYRKLKERMISISMGQSTRTSILETIIAANYDEYAEQRWQLRQVFDNDPRFERFQSLTPPPPPPPPGPPPTDPAPPPPPPSRPSDNSKSSQPPPPPPPSEKPTKAQRRHNAGKDRATRLRRLRPDIRSIPDSISNDQAMKLGGYKSQSGMDRDLMIREKALNLRES from the exons ATGCCACCCGCATACGAATTTCGAGGAAATCGCGGCGGCGACCGACGCAACAACCCCAGACATGAGTTTACGTTCCGTTATGCGCGTCCACACATCTCCGAGCGGCCGCTTCTCAGGTCAACACGGGAAACCACCCCGGAACCCCTCGTTCCCGCTGGCCAAACAAGAGAGCAGAAACCGGCTATGAAGTTCGCGCCCATAGCCGACCTCAGCGAcagcgaagaagaggacatGGATGTCTCCGATGACGAGGAATCGCATCCTCGCAAGAAACGCGCGGTCGAGAACGGCGACACGGCTCCCGCTCCCGCTCCAGCCCCTCCTGCTCCCAAATGGTCGAACCCGGATCCGTATACGGCCTTGCCGCCGCCTGACGACAGTCAAACGAAGAAAGTTGACGTGGTCAAGTTGATTCGGAAATCTCGCGCGGCGGCGAGCGCGGCGGATACGCAGGCGACCCAAGCGGACACGGCGGTCACGACTAATGAAGATTTCATCTCGTTAGGTGATTTGcctggtggtgatgatgatgacgatgaagaggacgacGATAATGAAGTTGGGAATCCCAACGCTCCAGATAACGCACCCAGGGGACCTAGGGCCGGCGACTCTGCATTTGGTCGAAAGAGAACTTACGACGACGAATTGAAAGGGCATTCAAAGAAGACAGGAAAGCCAATGAGCCGGTATTATCCGGATGCCTCTGTCCTCGACGAATGGAGAGTTCATCATTCGCAATTAGGAACTCCTTGGGTTACTCTTATGCCGCCTACATTACACCCTGGCACAAGACTGCACAATGAAATCGTGAGCTTCTTCCATTGGGTCAAGCCTAATTCCTTCGAACAAGTTGTCCGGGAAGATCTGGTAGCGAGGTTGCAATCCGCGTTCTCAAGGCGATACTATGGTGTTCAAGTCCGTGCCTTTGGCTCCTTTGCTTCTGGAATGTACCTTCCTACTGCAGATATCGACTTAGTACTCCTCTCGAGTAATTTTATGCGCACAGGTGTCAAGACATTCGGGGAGCGCAAAGGCCAGATCTATGCATACTCCGCATTTCTCCGCTCTACAGAGATTGCCGTTCCGGGCTCGATTGAGACCATTGCTCATGCGCGAGTCCCAATTTTGAAATTCGTGGACAAGTTGACTGGTCTCAGAGTTGACTTGTCATTTGACAACGACAGTGGCCTGATTGCCAACCGTACATTTCAACAATGGAAGTCTGAGTATCCTGCCATGCTGCCTATCGTCTCTATTATCAAGCAGTTCTTACTCCTGCGCGGTCTCAATGAAGTCGCGACTGGCGGCTTGGGTGGATTATCCATTACTTGTCTTGTCACTagtcttctccaacacctGCCGCACGGACATCTTGAGCCGAACCTAGGCAGTGTTCTTATGGATTTTTTTGACTTCTATGGTAATCATCTGGATTACGAAAAAGTTGGGATACGACTCAACCCTCCCGGTTATTTCAACAAG AGAGTCTACAATGACAATCGCCGTCTTACAATCGAAGACCCAAATAATGCTAGCAATGACGTCTCAGGCGGTACCAGGGAAATCGCGTTGATCTTCCAATCCTTCTCAGATGCATACCGAAAGCTCAAAGAGCGGATGATTTCAATCTCAATGGGACAGTCCACCCGTACCAGTATCTTGGAAACTATCATTGCCGCGAACTACGACGAGTATGCGGAGCAAAGATGGCAACTACGTCAAGTTTTCGATAACGACCCTCGGTTCGAGCGTTTTCAGTCGCTTAcgcctccaccaccaccaccacccccgGGTCCTCCACCAACTGATCCtgctcctccgccgccaccgCCTTCCCGTCCATCAGACAACTCAAAATCATCACagcctcctccacctccacctcCGTCGGAAAAGCCGACCAAAGCGCAACGGAGGCATAATGCAGGCAAAGACCGCGCTACTCGGTTAAGGCGACTGCGTCCGGATATACGTTCTATTCCCGATTCCATCAGCAACGACCAAGCGATGAAGCTTGGCGGCTACAAGTCACAGAGTGGTATGGATAGAGACTTGATGATCCGAGAGAAGGCTCTGAACCTGAGAGAGTCATGA
- a CDS encoding putative protein kinase C substrate (BUSCO:EOG0926195C;~COG:O;~EggNog:ENOG410PG93;~InterPro:IPR026874,IPR036607,IPR028146,IPR039794, IPR009011;~PFAM:PF13015,PF07915;~SECRETED:SignalP(1-22);~go_process: GO:0006491 - N-glycan processing [Evidence IEA]), protein MIFSQSSLFLAASLAASTVVTASKDGSSRPRGVAPEFSKFYKDPETFTCISHPALQVPFSAVNDDYCDCPDGSDEPGTSACSYLSPHSPLSVADRPGANDLDLTSALPGFYCKNKGHRPWYIPFQRVNDGICDYDFCCDGSDEWARVGGTKCEDRCKELGKEWRKKEDKRQKSMTAALRKKRDLLVDAGRQQKEIEDDVQRLETEIEAHEVKVKNLEADLEEVQKQEQSKLVKGRKKGRVNVLAEVAKGRVEELRESLIEVRKERDETRSRVKELEAILSKFKEEHNSNSDDESVKRAVSSWEDYAAKGYSDGNQARERDFDEISKPDDEKSGVNWEHWENEEGSCEMDAVYQLAAYLPPSLVSFLEGQFIAFRGFLEKNGFLSKKTEESGPESQAVKDAREALKAEEKNLGEIRKQLRNRREDLEINYGPTSIFRALKGVCISRDAGEYTYEQCFLDQTKQNSKKGGGSMRMGNFQRIGSTTIEEVNEAGEIVTVERMTLEYARGQTCWNGPARSTKVVLECGENNEILKVSEDERCVYSMIITTPAVCAGGEEEGGAPRVKDEL, encoded by the exons ATGATCTTCTCTCAGAGCTCGCTTTTCCTCGCTGCGAGCTTAGCAGCGTCGACGGTAGTCACCGCATCGAAGGATGGCTCGTCTCGACCGCGAGGCGTTGCTCCGGAAT TTTCCAAATTTTACAAAGACCCGGAAACCTTCACCTGCATTTCTCACCCAGCTCTCCAAGTCCCCTTCTCCGCCGTAAACGACGACTACTGCGACTGTCCCGACGGTAGCGACGAACCCGGCACATCAGCCTGCTCGTACCTCTCCCCTCACTCTCCCTTATCCGTCGCCGATCGCCCGGGTGCCAATGATCTCGACCTCACTTCCGCTCTGCCGGGATTCTACTGCAAGAACAAAGGCCACCGGCCGTGGTACATCCCGTTCCAGCGAGTCAATGATGGTATCTGTGACTACGACTTCTGCTGCGATGGAAGTGATGAGTGGGCCCGTGTAGGCGGTACCAAATGCGAGGACCGATGCAAGGAACTCGGCAAGGAATGGCGAAAGAAGGAGGATAAGCGGCAGAAGTCGATGACGGCTGCgttgaggaagaagagggattTGCTGGTTGATGCTGGACGGCAGCAGAAGGAGATTGAGGATGATGTGCAGCGGTTGGAGACGGAGATCGAGGCGCATGAGGTCAAAGTTAAGAATCTTGAGGCGGATCTGGAGGAGGTGCAGAAGCAGGAGCAGAGCAAGCTTGTTaaggggaggaagaaggggagggTTAATGTTCTGGCTGAGGTGGCCAAGGGCCGGGTTGAGGAGCTTCGGGAGAGCTTGATTGAGGTGCGTAAGGAGCGGGACGAGACTCGCTCGCGGGTTAAGGAGCTCGAGGCCATTTTGTCCAAGTTCAAGGAGGAGCACAATTCCAACTCTGACGATGAGAGCGTGAAGCGTGCGGTTAGCAGCTGGGAGGACTATGCTGCCAAGGGTTACAGCGATGGAAACCAGGCCCGGGAGCGGGACTTCGATGAGATCTCCAAGCCTGACGATGAGAAGTCGGGAGTTAACTGGGAGCATTGGGAGAATGAGGAGGGCAGCTGTGAAATGGATGCTG TCTATCAACTTGCAGCCTACCTCCCTCCATCACTGGTTAGCTTCCTCGAAGGCCAGTTCATTGCCTTCCGTGGCTTCTTGGAAAAGAACGGCTTCCTATCCAAGAAGACCGAGGAGTCCGGCCCCGAATCGCAAGCCGTGAAGGATGCGCGCGAGGCACTTaaggcagaagaaaagaacctTGGAGAGATTCGAAAACAATTGCGAAACAGGCGAGAAGACCTGGAAATTAACTATGGCCCGACATCCATTTTCCGGGCGCTCAAGGGCGTGTGCATCTCTCGCGACGCCGGCGAGTACACCTACGAGCAGTGCTTCCTGGACCAGACGAAGCAGAACTCGAAGAAGGGCGGCGGGTCGATGCGGATGGGTAACTTCCAGCGCATTGGCAGCACCACCATCGAAGAAGTCAACGAGGCGGGTGAGATTGTGACCGTGGAACGGATGACGCTGGAATATGCACGGGGTCAGACGTGCTGGAACGGACCGGCGCGGTCGACCAAGGTGGTCTTGGAGTGTGGGGAGAATAACGAGATTCTGAAGGTGAGTGAGGACGAGAGATGCGTGTACTCGATGATTATCACTACGCCGGCCGTCTGCGCCGGGGGTGAGGAAGAGGGCGGTGCCCCAAGGGTCAAGGATGAGCTGTAG
- a CDS encoding uncharacterized protein (COG:S;~EggNog:ENOG410PN59;~InterPro:IPR006735,IPR027799;~PFAM:PF04641;~go_process: GO:1902979 - mitotic DNA replication termination [Evidence IEA]), producing the protein MGNDGGSIPTRRELVREAAKSPSTAQVKEAQREVQSHFWTTCPLSHSPLVRPIVSDCTGNLYNKDAVLKFLLPGDDTEGISSKADCEEILCGRVKSLRDVVELKFEVDTERGEEHRRETGTGKGEKREGWICPITAKVLGPGVKSVYLVPCGHVFSEEAVRQLKGDKCLQCNESYTEDNIISILPSQETDKQRLIARGQRLAEQGLTHSLKKAPGSKKRKKNANGDSTNEPEAAGAGKTTNSRSGTSTPTTNTGIKNAATASLTAKVLEEENERKKRKKLMGGNENLNSLFTKEPKDGKKGGSDFMTRGFTIPAEAKR; encoded by the exons ATGGGTAACGATGGAGGAAG CATCCCCACTCGCCGCGAACTCGTCCGCGAAGCCGCCAAATCCCCCAGCACCGCGCAAGTCAAAGAAGCCCAGCGCGAAGTCCAATCTCACTTCTGGACAACCTGCCCCCTCTCGCACTCGCCCCTAGTGCGCCCCATCGTCTCCGACTGCACAGGAAACCTATACAATAAAGATGCCGTCCTCAAATTCTTGCTTCCTGGCGATGACACCGAGGGAATCAGCTCGAAGGCGGACTGCGAGGAGATTCTGTGCGGACGTGTTAAGAGCCTACGGGATGTGGTGGAGTTAAAGTTTGAGGTTGATACGGAGCGTGGGGAGGAGCATCGTCGGGAGACTGGGACTGGGAagggggagaagagggaggGGTGGATTTGTCCGATTACGGCGAAGGTGCTGGGGCCTGGTGTCAAGTCGGTTTATCTGGTGCCTTGTGGGCATGTGTTTTCGGAGGAGGCGGTTAGGCAGCTTAAGGGGGATAAGTGTTTGCAG TGCAACGAATCCTACACCGAAGACAATATAATCTCCATCCTCCCATCCCAAGAAACCGATAAACAACGTCTCATCGCCCGCGGCCAGAGACTCGCCGAGCAAGGCCTCACGCATTCCCTCAAGAAAGCCCCAGGctcgaagaagcgcaagaagaACGCCAACGGCGACTCTACAAACGAGCCCGAAGCTGCTGGAGCTGGGAAGACAACTAACAGTCGCAGTGGCACATCGACTCCGACGACGAATACTGGTATTAAGAATGCCGCGACGGCATCGCTAACTGCGAAGGTCTTGGAAGAGGaaaatgagcgcaagaagaggaagaagttgATGGGAGGTAATGAGAACTTGAATAGCCTTTTCACCAAGGAGCCCaaggatgggaagaaggGTGGCAGTGACTTCATGACCAGGGGGTTTACTATTCCTGCTGAGGCAAAGAGAtga
- a CDS encoding mitochondrial 54S ribosomal mL50 protein (COG:S;~EggNog:ENOG410PT3P;~InterPro:IPR018305;~PFAM:PF10501;~go_component: GO:0005739 - mitochondrion [Evidence IEA]), translated as MRPSARLLSLEVSGSRTLYVCSSCRQEARPRPVLARQFLRNTSSGSTPLTEKVRRKLWGTENPPGLKDPYGGPGALEKKLRGNQNVQEEGAAEVESAEPAEVAETAGREDPDYTPATSWDGIEKIGHLGGWQNYPASQADEYSSFMLKQKLTKREHLYLAAHQTAVELCLLNALNKPLSSIYAVAEHDKSVFKMIWKCKIQPGANGQWDGVLTYPNKQTEAALVYIFEQIGGQPEAAIAEAAGETGQAEAEAETPAEELDEDTYVSETPGLPFFGYQDVRDKGFLSLALNDPAAKFAFLKRFSQLSGHFPDPTLHSISNVKEAVDLVLKTLNPRPTKLADQLFNKTGLQKRSNVKIFAKKQKASDRDEEMGRKKVIEAELRARGLIA; from the exons ATGCGACCCTCAGCACGCCTACTGAGCCTGGAGGTCTCCGGCTCCCGGACCCTCTATGTCTGCTCGAGCTGCCGACAAGAAGCCCGTCCACGGCCGGTTCTCGCCCGCCAATTCCTGCGCAATACCTCGTCCGGCTCGACTCCGCTCACTGAGAAGGTGCGCCGCAAGCTGTGGGGTACGGAGAACCCTCCTGGTTTGAAGGATCCGTATGGAGGGCCTGGTGCGTTGGAGAAAAAGTTGAGGGGGAATCAGAATGTTCAAGAGGAGGGTGCTGCTGAAGTGGAATCGGCGGAGCCTGCTGAGGTTGCGGAGACGGCTGGGAGGGAGGATCCTGATTATACGCCTGCGACATCGTGGGATGGGATTGAGAAGATTGGACACTTAGGGGGGTGGCAGAATTATCCCGCTTCTCAAGCGGATGAGTATAGCTC GTTCATGCTCAAACAAAAACTCACCAAGCGCGAACATCTATACCTTGCCGCTCATCAAACTGCCGTGGAACTCTGCCTCCTGAACGCCTTGAATAAGCCGTTGTCAAGCATCTACGCAGTCGCCGAGCACGACAAGTCCGTTTTCAAGATGATCTGGAAGTGCAAGATTCAGCCCGGTGCCAATGGCCAGTGGGATGGTGTCTTGACCTACCCCAACAAGCAGACCGAGGCTGCTCTGGTCTACATTTTCGAGCAGATTGGCGGTCAGCCTGAGGCTGCTATTGCGGAGGCTGCGGGCGAGACTGGGCAGGCCGAAGCTGAGGCTGAGACTCCGGCGGAGGAGTTGGACGAGGATACTTACGTGTCCGAGACTCCTGGGCTTCCCTTCTTCGGGTACCAGGATGTTCGTGACAAGGGATTCCTTTCGTTGGCTTTGAATGATCCCGCTGCCAAGTTTGCC TTCCTGAAGAGATTCTCCCAGCTCAGCGGCCACTTCCCCGACCCTACCCTCCACTCTATCTCCAATGTCAAAGAAGCCGTGGACCTCGTCCTGAAGACCCTCAACCCCAGGCCTACCAAGCTGGCTGACCAACTTTTCAACAAGACCGGCCTCCAGAAACGGTCGAATGTCAAGATCTTTgccaagaagcagaaggcGTCGGACCGGGATGAGGAAATGGGAAGGAAGAAGGTTATCGAGGCTGAGCTTCGTGCCCGGGGTCTTATTGCTTAA
- a CDS encoding thiolase family protein (COG:I;~EggNog:ENOG410PHTR;~InterPro:IPR016039,IPR020613,IPR020610,IPR020617, IPR020616,IPR020615,IPR002155;~PFAM:PF00108,PF02803;~go_function: GO:0016746 - transferase activity, transferring acyl groups [Evidence IEA];~go_function: GO:0016747 - transferase activity, transferring acyl groups other than amino-acyl groups [Evidence IEA]) — protein sequence MASPIPRGLRQVLQKSPNDIVILSSLRTPVTRAKKGGFKDAYPEELLANVLRATLEANPKLDPALIEDVAIGSVLQELGGAKAGRMAQIHAGFPSTVPFHTINRQCSSGLAAITTVANGIRAGAINVGIGGGMESMTRNYGSRAIPTVLWPELKQSHSKDSRDCIMPMGVTSENVATRYGVTRADQDAFAAESHKKATAAQNAGLFDSEIVPVKTLSFDLENPEAPPKEIEVTNDDGIRHNISVEKMASLKPAFSATGTSTAGNSSQVSDGAAATLLMRRSTATELGLSSSIKARWVGSSVAGCAPDEMGVGPAVAIPKLLETLGVGVSDVGIWEINEAFASQALYCTRKLGIDEAKVNPKGGAIAIGHPLGATGARQLATLLPEMERSGQEVGVVSMCIGTGMGMAGMFVRE from the coding sequence ATGGCTTCTCCTATTCCCCGGGGCCTCCGCCAGGTCCTCCAGAAAAGCCCCAACGATATCGTTatcctctcctccctccgTACCCCAGTGACTCGCGCGAAGAAGGGTGGCTTCAAAGACGCCTACCCGGAAGAACTACTTGCCAATGTGCTCCGCGCAACTCTGGAGGCAAACCCAAAGCTCGACCCGGCTCTGATTGAGGATGTTGCGATTGGTTCCGTCCTGCAGGAGCTCGGTGGTGCGAAAGCCGGCCGTATGGCGCAAATCCATGCTGGATTCCCCAGTACTGTTCCGTTCCACACGATCAACAGACAATGCTCGTCGGGACTGGCGGCTATCACAACCGTCGCAAATGGTATCCGCGCCGGTGCGATCAACGTTGGTATTGGTGGAGGAATGGAGTCGATGACCCGGAACTATGGATCTCGGGCTATCCCCACAGTGCTGTGGCCTGAATTGAAGCAATCACACTCCAAGGACTCCCGCGACTGTATTATGCCCATGGGTGTCACTTCGGAGAACGTCGCTACGCGATACGGCGTCACCCGTGCGGACCAGGACGCTTTCGCGGCCGAGTCGCACAAGAAGGCCACCGCTGCGCAGAACGCTGGTCTCTTCGACTCTGAGATTGTTCCCGTGAAGACCCTCTCGTTCGATCTGGAGAACCCAGAGGCACCTCCCAAGGAGATCGAAGTCACCAACGATGACGGTATCCGTCACAACATCTCCGTCGAGAAGATGGCCAGCCTTAAGCCTGCGTTCTCGGCAACCGGTACCAGCACCGCCGGTAACAGCTCACAGGTCAGCGACGGTGCCGCCGCGACTTTGCTGATGCGCCGGTCCACCGCTACTGAGCTCGGTCTTTCCTCGTCGATCAAGGCCCGCTGGGTGGGTAGCTCCGTTGCCGGCTGCGCCCCCGACGAGATGGGTGTTGGTCCCGCAGTCGCAATCCCGAAGCTTCTCGAGACGCTCGGCGTGGGCGTGTCTGATGTCGGCATCTGGGAGATCAACGAGGCGTTTGCTTCGCAGGCGCTGTACTGCACGCGCAAGCTCGGAATCGACGAGGCCAAGGTCAACCCTAAGGGTGGTGCTATTGCTATCGGTCACCCGCTTGGTGCTACTGGTGCTAGACAGCTTGCGACTCTGTTGCCGGAGATGGAGCGTTCTGGACAGGAGGTTGGTGTTGTAAGTATGTGTATTGGTACTGGTATGGGTATGGCGGGTATGTTTGTTCGTGAGTAG